GATGATCTCTGATTGCGTAGCAAGATCGATGTTATCCGTTTCAAAGTAAGATTTTAATTTTACGTCATTTATTTCGTGATGACCGCGTACTAAAATCATAATAAATTCGCCATCAACTTTAAATATCATAGATTTAGTTATTTCATCTAATGGTCTATTTAAGAAATCAGCTAATTCTTGTGCCGTATGTACGTTAGGCGTTTCAATTTTTGCTAACGCTTCAATTGGTTGATGGTTTTCATTTGGTTCGTAAACCACTTCAGCTTTCTCAATATTTGCCGCGTAGTCGCTGTTCTCACTATACACAATAGTGTCTTCCCCAATTTCACTTAATGCCATAAATTCATGCGTATGATTACCACCAATAGCCCCTGAATCAGCTAAAACTGGCCGTGCATTAATACCAGTACGTTCAAAAATTTTCTTATAGGCATTGTACATATCTTGGTATGTTGCATCTAGGGATTCTTCATCAACATGGAAAGAATAAGCATCTTTCATAATAAACTCTCTACCACGTAATAAGCCAAATCGAGGGCGTTTTTCATCACGATATTTGGATTGAATTTGGAATAGAGTTAATGGCAATTGTTTATATGATTTAAGTTCGTCTCTAACGATAGATGTAACGACCTCTTCATGAGTAGGTCCAAGTGCAAATTCACGTCCATGACGGTCAGTTAAACGCATTAATTCAGCACCGTAAGACCCCCAACGGCCAGATTCTTCCCACAACTCTGCTTGTTGCAGTGCAGGCATTAAAATTTCTACTGCATCTATATTTTCCATTTCTTCACGTATAATTACTTCTATATTATTTAATACACGTGTTGCAAGTGGTAAATAACTATAAATACCACTGGTACTTTGTTTAATAAGCCCTGCTTTTAATAATAATCTATGGCTAAGTGCTTCCGCGCCAGCAGGCACCTCTTTCATTGTTGGTATAAAGACCTTAGATTGTTTCATACACTTTTACTCCTCTCTAGTTATAAGAAATAGCGTTGAATATCATTCCATGTTACTAAGACCATGATAATAAGAACGAAAATAGCCCCTACTGCAATAATTGCTGATTCAACTTTTTTATTTACTGGTTTTCTAAATATTGCCTCATATATAACAAATAATATACGTCCGCCATCTAATGCAGGAATCGGTAATAAGTTCATTAATCCTAAGTTAACACTCAATAAAGCCGTCCAACTAATTAAGTTTATAATACCAGTTTTAACAACTGCATCGACATTATGATAAATACCGACAGGACCATTTAACATATCAAACGAGAATTGCCCAGTGAAAATACTAGCAATCATACCAACAATTGCTGTAAATATAAATTTACCTGCATGAAGCGTTTGTTCAAAACCACTTACTAATGGTTTAAATGCACTATGTTCGTTTTTAGGTTGAAAACCTAATATATATGAAGTTTGAGTCTTTGTTTTTGTTAGCTTTTGTTCATACTTTTTAGGCGTAACGTCAACTGTTTTAGTTTTACCATCACGTTTAATCGTCACTTTTGTTTTGTTGTCTTTAATTTTATTTAACTCGCCATTGATTTGTTGCTTATCATTAATTTTTTGATCACCGATTTTTACGATTTTGTCTCCTGTTTGTAGTCCAGCTTTCTGTGCTGGATAATTATCAGCAACCTGACCAATCGTCGTAGTTGGTGTTCCTTGATAATATGCTAAACCAATAAAGAGAACTAAAGTCAGTAAGAAGTTAAATAATGGACCAGCAAACAATGTTAAAAACTTTTGGTAAGGTTTTTTATAAGTGAATTGTCTATTTTTAGGTGCAATTTGAATTAGACTTCCATTTTCTACAAAGTATGCTTTATGGGCAATAGCATAATGATGTCTTTCCTCATCTGAAGCAACACCCTCAATAAATAAACCCTCTTTAAAGTCACATTGTTTTACTTCGATAGCCTCGATTTGTTGAAATTTATGTTGATCATCTAAAATAATATGCGTAATTTCATTTTGATTATTTAATTTAATTTTGACATGCATGCCTGGTTTAACTGGTGGCTCTTCTAAACCATCGCCAGCCATACGCACGTATCCACCTACAGGTAATAAGCGAATTGTGTAGAGCGTCTCATTCTTTCTAAAACTAAAAATTTTAGGACCCATACCTATCGCAAATTCCGGACACATGATTCCTGCGCGTTTAGCGAAAAACATATGTCCATACTCATGTACAGATACTAGTACGCCAAAGACAATAATAAAAGCAAATATTGTTACTAAGAAGCTCAATTATATACACCTCGTGTTTGATTAATTTAGTCGCATAAAATGTAAAAGTCAGTTGTTAAGATTAACAATAGTTATATTGTTAAAACGAGTCACTTATTTCTTTTACATCTTATTATGTGTTTGCAGCATTCCATTAGTGTTATTAAGGTTAATTTATTTAAGCTTGTGAAAAGGAGTTAAGAAATAAATAACCACTCAAATGATGTAGTTATTTTACCTCATTAACTCCTACTCGACAACTTTATTCCATTATACAATCGTGAAGCATTTTTGTATGTTCATGCTGGTAGTAATAAATTGGTCACATAATTACATTTGAATGAGTAAAATATTAACCAAAGGTAATACAAACATGAAGCTATCAAAGCGATCCAATATACCACCATGTCCAGGCAGTATTCTGCCAGAGTCTTTAACACCAAAATGACGTTTAAAACCTGACTCCACCAAATCACCAAGTTGACCAAATGCACTTAATACTACTGTCCAAATTAGTAATAACCAAACAGCGATATTAAAGTCGACAAAGAACAACATAATAATTGGTACTAATAAACTACAAATTAGTCCACCAATAAAGCCTTCTATAGTTTTATTAGGGCTAATAACTGGCCATAATTTGTGTTTTCCTATTAAACGCCCGAAAATATACGCTCCTGTATCTGTTAACCATACTACTAGAAAAGCATATAAGATATAGTGTAAACCTTCAGAACGTGTTGCATATAAATACATAAAACCAATACCTACATAAGCAACAGCCATTAAACAAAAGGCGGCATCCATAAAACTAAATCTATTTTTAGATAATACGGTATAACTTAATAATATAAAGCTAATGGCTATTAGAGATTTAAGTTGAAAATCATCTACCCATGCACCAGCGTCTTGAGGCAACATGATAATCAATATACCAAGTGCAGAAATAAGTCCAGGAACTGACATAAACTTAATCATGTTCATATTTAACAATTCTTTCAAGCCAATAAAGGCAAGCAAATATGAAAATAGCATTAGTATTAATCCGCCCTTAAGTAATATGGGAAGGAAGATAATCAGAGCTATTATTGCAGTTAAAGTTCTAACTTTCATACTATTCTCCTAACTTTATAGCCCGCCAAAACGTCGCTGGCGTGACTGATAAATTTTTATACATTTTGTTAGTTCATCTTTATCAAAATCAGGCCAAAATTTTTCATTAAAGATAAATTCACTATATGAAACTTGCCAAATTAAGAAATTACTAATGCGTTGCTCTCCCGAAGTTCTTATCAATAAATCTGGATCAGGATAATTATGAGTGAATAAATGTTCCGATATTAGACTTTCATCAATTTTTTCAGAACTTGCACCCTCAGCTAATAACTCTTCATAGAGAGATCTTACACTATGTACAATTTCTGCACGACCACCATAATTAATCGCAAAAATTAATTTCATACCTGTATTATTTTGAGTATCAGCCTTCGCTTTTGCTATAGCCTTAAGTGTAGACTTAGGTAAATTATCTAAAATACCTATCGTTTCAACTTTAACATTATTTTCAATAAGTTCGGGTAAAAATGTTTTTAAAAAATTAACCGGTAAACTCATGATATAATTTACTTCATTTTCAGGTCTCGACCAATTTTCAGTAGAAAATGCATAAAGTGTTAAATATTTTAATCCCATATCGCTCGCAGCTTTAGTGATTGTTTTTACGGTTTGCATACCTTGATAATGACCTTTTATTCTCGGCAGTTTTCTTTGTTTTGCCCAGCGACCATTGCCATCCATTATGATTGCAACATGTTGAGGTATGTTATGTATATCCAAATCATTTTTTTCTTGATTAGAAGGTGTTTTATTCTTCTTTTTAAGGTTTTTAAACATGGTATTTCCTCCGAGCATGATCATCTCTGTATATTATAATAGGTTCATTATACAATTATCTACCATTTTACCATACTAAATCTGTACATTACATAAACAAAGAAAAAACTGTACCAAAGTCTTATTTGATACAGTCCATATCATCATAAAAAACTAATTACTTTAACACAAGCTTTAATACCTCATATTAACAAATATGTTAGTCTCAATAAAAACGTCATGAAATGTACAAATTACTTATAGCACAGTCTTACCATCATTATACTGATAAAATATCTTGTTCTTTTTCCTCAAGTAAATTATCGATTTCCTTAATAGAATCGTCAGTAAGTTTTTGTATATCATCCGTTTGTGATCTTAAGTCATCTTCAGTAATGTTTCCGTCTTTTTCTTGTTTTTTCAACGCATCATTACTGTCACGACGAACATTTCTTACTGCTACTTTAGCATTTTCACTAATTTTTTTAACTTCTTTAACTAGTTCTTTACGACGTTCTTCTGTAAGCGCAGGAACAGCAATTCTAATCACTTCTCCATCACTTGAAGGATTTACACCTAAGTTAGCTGCATTAATTGCTTTTTCAATATTTCCAACAGAGCTTTTATCGTATGGAGATATTACTAATAAACGAGCTTCAGGAACATTGATACTTGCTAATTGTTGCACAGGAGTAGGTGCACCGTAGTAATCAACAGTAACTCCATTTAATAGATTTGAATTAGCACGACCAGCACTAATGTTTGCTAATTCTCTTGAAAAATTATCGATAGATTTTTTCATTTTACTCTTCGTATCATTAATTATGTCACTCATATTTTACACCTCTAATTATTTAGTAATTAACGTACCTATTTTTTCACCCATCACTGCACGTTTAATATTTCCTTCTTCCATAATCGAGAATACATTTAAAGGAATATTATTATCCATACAGAATGATGATGCAGTAGAATCCATTACTTGTAAACCTTCTTGTAACATTTGAATATGTGTTAAATGTTCATATTTTATTGCATTTTCATCTACTTTAGGATCGGCAGAATAAACACCATCTACATTGTTTTTACCCATTAAGATAACATCTGCTTCAACTTCTGCTGCACGTAAAGCAGCTGTAGTATCTGTAGAGAAATATGGGTTACCAATACCAGCAGCAAAAATAACTACTCTTTTCTTCTCTAAATGTCTAATCGCACGACGTCTTATATAAGGTTCTGCCACTTGTTTCATTTCAATTGAAGTTAAGACACGTGTATCACAATCCAGTTGTTCTAAGCTATCTTGTAATGCCAATGCATTCATTACAGTTGCTAACATACCCATGTAATCAGCAGTACCACGGTCCATACCTAAATCAGCACCTGTTTTACCTCTCCAAATATTGCCACCGCCAACAATTACAGCAATTTCACAATCCATTTTTGCAACTTCAGCTACTTGTTTAGCAACACTTTTAATAATGATAGGGTTTATACCACTACCTTTATCTCCTGCAAGTGCCTCGCCACTTAATTTTAAAACAACACGTTTGAATTTTGAAGTATCAGCCATCGTCTTATCCTCTCTATTGAAAATATATGTAAATGATACAAGTAAAGAAGACACGTTAGTTGGACCTATACAAAAGTTTATCTTTTATACTGAGGCACAAAAGGTGTCTTCTTTCTTGTTCAACACTTATGAAAAATTATTTCATTTGTCCTTTAACTTCATCAGCGAAGTTTTCTTCGCGTTTCTCCATACCTTCGCCTACTTCATAGCGTACGAAGTCAACAAGTTTTCCACCTTTAGATTTTAAATAAGCTTCAACTGTTTGATCTGGATCTTTAACAAAGTTTTGGTCAACTGCACAAATTTCTTGTAAATATTTACGTAAACGACCTTCTACCATTTTTTCAACGATATTTTCTGGTTTACCTTCATTTAATGCTTGTTGTTTAAGTACTTCTTTTTCGTGAGCAATTTCTTCATCATTTACTTGGTCTGAAGAAACATATTTAGGGTTAATTGCTGCGATATGCATAGCAACGTCTTTAGCTGCTTCTTCATCTGTAGTACCTTCAACAACAGATAGCACACCAATACGTCCACCCATATGTTTATAAATACCAAAAGCGTCGTTATCTGTTTTAGTTCTAACTGCAAAACGACGGATGCTTAATTTTTCACCAATTGTAGCAATTGATTCTTTCATACGTTCATCGACAGTTTTACCATCAGCTAATTTAGTTTCCAATAATTCTTCTACTGAATTTACTTTAGTTTCAAGAACCTGAATCGCAATTTCTTTAACTAATTCTTGGAAACCTTCGTTACGCGCAACGAAGTCAGTTTCTGAGTTGATTTCTACGATTGCTGCGTCATTTCCTATTTGTTCTGCATGTACTAAACCTTCTGCTGCAATACGGTCTGCTTTTTTAGCAGCTTTTGAAATACCTTTTTCACGTAGATAATCGATTGCTTTATCGATGTCACCATCTGTCTCAGTTAACGCTTTTTTACAATCCATCATACCAGCGCCAGTTTTTTCACGTAATTCTTTAACAAGTTTAGCTGAAATTGCCATTTAATATTCCTCCATTATTCCATAAATTTATTATTTATTTTAAAAAAGAGTGATAAGCCTCATTATCTTATCACCCATTTTACATTATTCTTAGTTTGATTCAACAGAAGTGTTTTCTTCAGTTGATGCTGATTCAGTAGCTTCAGTTTCAGTTGATTCTTCAAGATTAATGTTTTGTTCTGCTGCTACTTCTTCATTAGATACACCTTGTTGACCTTCTAAGACTGCGTCTGCCATTTTACCAGTTAACAATTTAACTGCACGAATAGCGTCATCGTTTGCTGGGATAACGTAATCAATTTCATCAGGATCACAGTTTGTATCCACAATACCTACGATAGGGATGTTTAATTTACGTGCTTCAGCAATTGCGTTACGCTCTTTACGAGGGTCAACTACAAATAATGCTTGAGGCATCGTTTTCATATCACGAATACCGCCTAAGAATTTGATTAAACGGTCGTATTCTTTTTTAAGTTCTACAACTTCTTTTTTAGGTAATACTTCGAATAAGCCATCTTCTTCCATTTTTTCGATTTCAGAGATACGCTTGATACGTTTAGAGATTGTTTTGTAGTTAGTTAAGATTCCACCTAACCATCTTTGGTTAACATAAAATTGACCAGCACGTTCTGCTTCAGCTTTAACTGATTCTTGTGCTTGTTTTTTAGTACCAACAAATAAAACGCGTCCGCCATCTTCAGAAACTTGTTTAATGAAGTTATAAGCTTCTTCTACTTTTTTAACTGTTTTTTGTAGGTCGATAATATAGATACCATTTCTTTCAGTGAAAATGTATCTTTTCATTTTTGGGTTCCAACGGCGTGTTTGGTGACCGAAGTGAACACCTGCTTCTAGTAATTGTTTCATTGAAATTACTGCCATAATTAAATCCTCCTAATGGTTTTTTTACCTCCACAAAAAGCTCATATAAACACGAAATTAAAATTTCGCACCCTTTATACTTCCACTCTTCGTGTGTGTATTGGCTCAATAGCCGTTTACTAATATACCACAATTATAGTGACTTCGCAATAAATTAATTTCAGTGAATTTTGTCATAAAAAAAACGACAAGTCGAAATTTACTACTGTCGCTTTTTTACTATCTAAAGATTATTTAATGTTGCTTAATTCATCAAGGAACTTTTCTTTTTTAACTTTAATAAATGTACCTTTCATGCCTAACGAACGAGATTCAATTACACCGGCACTTTCTAGCTTTCTAAGTGCGTTAACGATTACAGATCTTGTAATGCCAACTCTGTCTGCAACTTTTGAAGCAATAAGTAATCCTTCTTTACCACCTAGTTCTTCAAAGATATGATCAATAGCTTCACTTTCAGAATATGAAAGTGAATTTATAGCCATATTAATTGCTGCTTTATCACGTGCTTCTTGTTCAACTTCATTATGTTTTTCACGTAAAATTTCCATTCCAATAACAGTTGCGGCATATTCACCTAGCACTAAATCATTTTCGGAAAAATCATCATGAACGCGTCCTAATACTAGAGTACCTAATCGTTCTCCCCCACCTAAGATAGGGAAAATTGTAGTTCTGCTATCTTTAAATAGTTCTTCATTTTCAGGTGGAAAAACTGTAAGAACGTCGCTAATTTCTATGTTAGATTGTGTTTCTTTGACATCCATAAGTTTTTCAGTGTATTCACTAGGAATGTGACGATTTTCTAGCATTTGAATAATACGCTGGTTTTTTAATAATTCATTTAAATTAGAGCCTAAAATTTTACCTTTTCTCGAAACGATAAAAACATTAGTCACGGTAACGCTACTAATAGTTTGGGCCACATCTTTAAAGTCTACAGCAATACCTTTATGCTTTTGTAACAGTATATTTAATTCTCTTGTCTTTGATAATAAACTCATTTTGTCTCTCCTTTATAGTTGATTTTATAATATAAATGCGCTTAGATCTTTGTTCATTGATATTGATTTTAGTTTGTCATCGACATACTGTGGTGTAATGTCTACAACTGCGCTCGGCATATTAGGAGCTTCGTAAGATAAATCTTCTAGCATTTTTTCTAATATTGTGTGTAAACGTCTTGCACCTATATTATCAGTATCTTGGTTCACTTGGTATGCAATTTCTGCTAAACGTTTAACCGCATCATCAGTAAATTTAACTGTGACGTCTTCAGTTAATAGTAGCGCTTCATACTGTTTTATTAGTGATAATTTTGGTTCTGTCAAAATGCTTACGAAATCTTCTACTGATAGACTTTCCAATTCGACACGAATTGGGAATCGTCCTTGAAGTTCTGGGATTAAGTCGCTTGGTTTAGATACATGGAAAGCACCTGCACCTATAAACAGCATATGTTCAGTATTTACAGTACCATATTTTGTTTGAACCATGCCACCTTCAACAATAGGTAGAATATCTCTTTGTACCCCTTGTCGCGAAACATCTTGACCAGAGTTTTGATTATTTGTTGCTACTTTATCAATTTCATCGATAAATATAATACCCATTTCTTCCGCAAGTTGAATTGCTTCTTGGTTAGCAGTCTCTTGGTCTATTAACTCATCTGCAAATTCATCAGTTAATATTTTTCGAGCTGTTTTAACTGGAACCTCACGTTCAACTTTTTTCTTAGGCATTAATTGATTCATCATATCTTGCATTTGTTGATTTTGATTCGTACCTAACATACCCATTGCGCCAGGATCTTGTTCAACTTTAATACGAACCTTTTCTTCTTCTAATTTACCAGCTAATAGTTGTTGTTTAATTTCTGAACGTTTAGTTTTAACTTCTTCAGTTGGTGCTTCCTCTTCCTCATCTTGATTTTGACCGAAGTTTGGCATATTGCCACCAAGTATAGATTCTAATGGGTTAGAAGATTGATTTGCTTTTTTCTTCATACTTGGTACTAATAGTTTTACTAGTTTTTCATTTGCTTTTTTCTCAGCGTCATCTTTAACTAAAACTTTTTTCTCTTCTTTAACTAATCTTACTGCTATATCAACTAAATCTCTAACCATGCTTTCAACATCGCGACCCACGTAACCTACTTCGGTAAATTTAGTAGCTTCTACTTTAATAAAAGGGGCACCTACTATTTTAGCCATACGTCTTGCTATTTCTGTTTTACCAACGCCTGTAGGACCAATCATCAGTATATTCTTTGGTGCGATTTCTTGTTTTACTTCTTCAGATAACAAACTTCTTCTATATCTGTTTCTTAACGCAATCGCAACTTTACGCTTTGCGTCTGCTTGTCCGACAATATATTCGTTTAATTTTGAAACTATGTCCTTCGGCGTGAGTTTTATGCCATTTTCAACCATAGTAATTATACCCTCCATCTCAAATACAATAAGCTATACATATTGATTTTTACTATAACAATTATAATCTATCTTTTAATTTGCTTTTTATAGTTCTTCTACAATAATTTGATCATTTGTAAATACGCAAATATCTGCCGCAACTTTTAAACTTTCGTACGCCATTTCTTTGGCGCTAAGATTTGTCGCATGCTTTTTTAATGCTCTGCCCGCACTCAAGGCGTAATTGCCTCCGGAACCTATAGCTATTAAGTTATCGTCAGGTGCAATAACTTCACCCGTACCACTAACAACTAGGATAGACGACTGATCCATAACGATTAACATTGCTTCCAGTTGACGTAGTTGTTTATCTCCGCGCCATTCTTGTGCTAGTTCCACTGCTGCGCGTTCTAGATTTCCACCAAACTGTTGTAATTTAGTTTCAAATTTTTCAAACAACGTGAAAGCATCGGCAACACTGCCCGCAAAACCAGCTAATACTTTACCCTCATACAACCTTCTTACTTTTCTCGCCGTTTGTTTCATAATTACTTGTTCGCCCAAGGTAACTTGGCCATCTCCTGCCATCGCACAATGTCCATCATGTTGAACTGCAAATATTGTCGTTGCATGAATTGATGTACTCATTTTAATTCTCCTTTTTCGCACGTGGGTGTGCATTTAAATATACTTTTCTTAACTGTTCATTAGAAACGTGTGTATAGCGACCAGTAGTCGATAAATTCACATGCCCTAACAATGATTGAACCGTTCTTAAATCTGCACCTTCATTTAACATATGAGTAGCAAATGTATGCCGTATTTTATGGGGATGAATATCAGTAACCCCAGATGTACGTTTAACTACATCATTTAATACAAACCGTACGCCTCTCTCAGTAATCGGGGCACCTTTCATATTAACTAATAAGAAATTGTGATTACTTTGTAACTTAGGTTTAAATTGTGACAAATACGCTTCGATACTTTGTTTACAAAATTCTCCAAATGGAATAAATCTTTCTTTATTACCCTTACCTAAAACTTTAACTCCGGGAGATTTCATGTCTAAATCTTGTTCTTTGATATGAACTAATTCAGAAACACGTATACCAGTTGCATACAACAACTCTAATATCACTCTATCTCTTAATCCTTTTTTAGGATCTGTAGTTACCGTTTTAAATAAAGCTTCCATTTCTTCTTCGTAAAAAAAGTGAGGTAAATATTGTTCTTTTTTTGGATGAACTAGCTGAACAAATGGGTTAACAACATTTTCATCTTGAGTCATCCAATATTCATAAAAACTTCTCAGCGTAGAAATTTTACGAGAAACTGTCGTTCTTTTCAAGCTTTTCGAATATAAAAAACTTAAAAAGTTACGAGCGTCTTTATACTCAAATGACTTTAAATCTAAATGTTCCTGTTGTAAAAAGTCATTAAATTGATGCATATCATCGTAATAAGACTTTAGTGTATGATTAGAAAATTGACGTTCAACTTTGAGCATATATAGATACGCTTCTTGTATTTGTTCCACTAGAAAACCCCTCCATCATTTTGCATTGTAGCACATTGTTGGAGGGGACTGCTAAAAATAACTATTAAATTGTGTTCAATTATCAAAATTTTCCGAAGAATAGTACTTCACCTTTAAATTATAATGTTTTTTTATAGTTATCTAAATATGATAACGCCCTATTAGCTAATATTTCATAACGCTCTTTTTTATCTTTAATTCTTTGTTCTAAAGCTGGCAATAAACCAAAGTTAGCATTCATAGGTTGAAAGTTTTTTTCATTTTTAGCATGAGAAATATAGTAAGCCATACTGCCTAACATAGTCTCTCTTGGGAAAATCACTTCTGCTTTGTTTTTTAATTTGTGTGCAACGTTTATCCCAGCAATTAAACCACTTGCGGCACTTTCTACATAGCCTTCCACGCCAGTCATTTGGCCTGCAAAATATAAATTTTCTCTATTTTTTAATGCGTATGTTTCAGTTAGTACATCTGGCGAATTGATAAATGTGTTTCTATGCATTACTCCATAACGTACGATTTCTACATTTTCTAAGCCAGGAATAAGACGAATTACATCTTTTTGTGCGCCCCATTTTAAATGTGTTTGGAATCCTACTATATTATATAAAGTTCCGGCTGCATCATCTTGCCTTAATTGAACAACTGCGTATGGTCTTTTATCCGTTTTGGGATCTTCAAGTCCTACAGGTTTCATTGGACCGAATAACAATGTCTTTCTACCACGCTCAGCCATGACTTCGAATGGCATACAACCTTCAAAATATTTTTCTTTTTCAAAGTCATTGGTAGGAGCTACTTCCGCCTCTATAACTGCGTCATAAAAACGATTAAATTCTTCTTCAGTCATTGGACAGTTTAAGTATGCAGCTTCGCCTTTATCATATCTTGATTTCAAATAAACTTTATCCATATCAATCGTATCTTTTTCTATAATAGGTGCAGCTGCATCATAGAAATAAAGTTGATCTTTACCAGTTACGTCTACAATTTCTTTGGCCAAACTATCAGTAGTAAGAGGGCCTGTTGCAATAATTGTATAACCTTCAGGTATACTGTTAACTTCTTGGTTGAGCACCGATACATTGGGATGATTTCTTAAAGTTTCAGTTATATAACCCGCAAAATCATGTCTATCAACAGCTAAAGCACCCCCAGCTGGTACCCTTGCACTATCTGCTGCTTTAATAATTAAAGAGTCTAAGCGTCTCATTTCTTCTTTTAAAACACCAACAGCATTTGTTAAGGCATTACCTCTTAACGAATTAGAACAAACTAGCTCAGCGAATTTATCTGTATGATGCGCAGGCGTCTGTTTAACTGGTCTCATTTCGATTAAGTTCACTTTTACGCCTCTTTGTGCAAGTTGATATGCTGCCTCAGATCCAGCTAATCCTGCGCCTACCACGTTAACTGTTTGCATCATTTATTTCCTCCATTACATTAAAATAGCAACTACGA
The genomic region above belongs to Staphylococcus durrellii and contains:
- a CDS encoding isoprenyl transferase, which produces MFKNLKKKNKTPSNQEKNDLDIHNIPQHVAIIMDGNGRWAKQRKLPRIKGHYQGMQTVKTITKAASDMGLKYLTLYAFSTENWSRPENEVNYIMSLPVNFLKTFLPELIENNVKVETIGILDNLPKSTLKAIAKAKADTQNNTGMKLIFAINYGGRAEIVHSVRSLYEELLAEGASSEKIDESLISEHLFTHNYPDPDLLIRTSGEQRISNFLIWQVSYSEFIFNEKFWPDFDKDELTKCIKIYQSRQRRFGGL
- the frr gene encoding ribosome recycling factor; its protein translation is MSDIINDTKSKMKKSIDNFSRELANISAGRANSNLLNGVTVDYYGAPTPVQQLASINVPEARLLVISPYDKSSVGNIEKAINAANLGVNPSSDGEVIRIAVPALTEERRKELVKEVKKISENAKVAVRNVRRDSNDALKKQEKDGNITEDDLRSQTDDIQKLTDDSIKEIDNLLEEKEQDILSV
- the pyrH gene encoding UMP kinase, which translates into the protein MADTSKFKRVVLKLSGEALAGDKGSGINPIIIKSVAKQVAEVAKMDCEIAVIVGGGNIWRGKTGADLGMDRGTADYMGMLATVMNALALQDSLEQLDCDTRVLTSIEMKQVAEPYIRRRAIRHLEKKRVVIFAAGIGNPYFSTDTTAALRAAEVEADVILMGKNNVDGVYSADPKVDENAIKYEHLTHIQMLQEGLQVMDSTASSFCMDNNIPLNVFSIMEEGNIKRAVMGEKIGTLITK
- the rpsB gene encoding 30S ribosomal protein S2, producing the protein MAVISMKQLLEAGVHFGHQTRRWNPKMKRYIFTERNGIYIIDLQKTVKKVEEAYNFIKQVSEDGGRVLFVGTKKQAQESVKAEAERAGQFYVNQRWLGGILTNYKTISKRIKRISEIEKMEEDGLFEVLPKKEVVELKKEYDRLIKFLGGIRDMKTMPQALFVVDPRKERNAIAEARKLNIPIVGIVDTNCDPDEIDYVIPANDDAIRAVKLLTGKMADAVLEGQQGVSNEEVAAEQNINLEESTETEATESASTEENTSVESN
- a CDS encoding proline--tRNA ligase, coding for MKQSKVFIPTMKEVPAGAEALSHRLLLKAGLIKQSTSGIYSYLPLATRVLNNIEVIIREEMENIDAVEILMPALQQAELWEESGRWGSYGAELMRLTDRHGREFALGPTHEEVVTSIVRDELKSYKQLPLTLFQIQSKYRDEKRPRFGLLRGREFIMKDAYSFHVDEESLDATYQDMYNAYKKIFERTGINARPVLADSGAIGGNHTHEFMALSEIGEDTIVYSENSDYAANIEKAEVVYEPNENHQPIEALAKIETPNVHTAQELADFLNRPLDEITKSMIFKVDGEFIMILVRGHHEINDVKLKSYFETDNIDLATQSEIINLLGANPGSLGPIFDKDIKIYADNALQDLNNIVVGANEDGYHLVNANVDRDFNIDAYGDFRFILEGEPLADGSGEAHFAEGIEVGQVFKLGTKYSEAMNATILDNQGKAKPLLMGCYGIGVSRTLSAVVEQNNDENGIIWPKAIAPFDLHIITLNPKKDEQRELGDQLYALLNKSFDVLYDDRKERAGVKFNDADLIGLPVRIVIGKNAAEGIVEVKRRDTGESEDVRVDDLVDYTKALYEKVK
- the tsf gene encoding translation elongation factor Ts, which encodes MAISAKLVKELREKTGAGMMDCKKALTETDGDIDKAIDYLREKGISKAAKKADRIAAEGLVHAEQIGNDAAIVEINSETDFVARNEGFQELVKEIAIQVLETKVNSVEELLETKLADGKTVDERMKESIATIGEKLSIRRFAVRTKTDNDAFGIYKHMGGRIGVLSVVEGTTDEEAAKDVAMHIAAINPKYVSSDQVNDEEIAHEKEVLKQQALNEGKPENIVEKMVEGRLRKYLQEICAVDQNFVKDPDQTVEAYLKSKGGKLVDFVRYEVGEGMEKREENFADEVKGQMK
- the rseP gene encoding RIP metalloprotease RseP translates to MSFLVTIFAFIIVFGVLVSVHEYGHMFFAKRAGIMCPEFAIGMGPKIFSFRKNETLYTIRLLPVGGYVRMAGDGLEEPPVKPGMHVKIKLNNQNEITHIILDDQHKFQQIEAIEVKQCDFKEGLFIEGVASDEERHHYAIAHKAYFVENGSLIQIAPKNRQFTYKKPYQKFLTLFAGPLFNFLLTLVLFIGLAYYQGTPTTTIGQVADNYPAQKAGLQTGDKIVKIGDQKINDKQQINGELNKIKDNKTKVTIKRDGKTKTVDVTPKKYEQKLTKTKTQTSYILGFQPKNEHSAFKPLVSGFEQTLHAGKFIFTAIVGMIASIFTGQFSFDMLNGPVGIYHNVDAVVKTGIINLISWTALLSVNLGLMNLLPIPALDGGRILFVIYEAIFRKPVNKKVESAIIAVGAIFVLIIMVLVTWNDIQRYFL
- a CDS encoding phosphatidate cytidylyltransferase, with the translated sequence MKVRTLTAIIALIIFLPILLKGGLILMLFSYLLAFIGLKELLNMNMIKFMSVPGLISALGILIIMLPQDAGAWVDDFQLKSLIAISFILLSYTVLSKNRFSFMDAAFCLMAVAYVGIGFMYLYATRSEGLHYILYAFLVVWLTDTGAYIFGRLIGKHKLWPVISPNKTIEGFIGGLICSLLVPIIMLFFVDFNIAVWLLLIWTVVLSAFGQLGDLVESGFKRHFGVKDSGRILPGHGGILDRFDSFMFVLPLVNILLIQM